One stretch of Pseudoramibacter sp. DNA includes these proteins:
- the srtB gene encoding class B sortase, producing the protein MKKGLYWVLVALCVAVIAFSGYHLVKIYLKYKVGTDSYKKTATAVSTKKTSDKNHVPISVDFDKLKAENPDIAGWLYCKGTPINYPVVQGTDNSEYLHKLFDGTKNFSGTLFIDVNSPKDMSGPNTIIYGHAMKNGSMFGMLAHYKKQDYYKKHPYMWYLTPNGNYRLDLVIGYEAPSDSLIYSAFDLSKVQAVLADETPHSTFKSGISRMQVSQIVTLSTCAYEYEEARYIVIAVPVRVDQ; encoded by the coding sequence ATGAAAAAGGGACTCTATTGGGTGCTCGTCGCCCTGTGCGTCGCCGTCATCGCCTTTTCGGGCTATCACCTGGTCAAGATTTATTTAAAGTACAAAGTGGGCACCGACAGCTACAAAAAGACGGCCACAGCCGTATCGACGAAGAAGACCTCTGACAAAAACCACGTGCCGATTTCCGTGGACTTCGACAAGCTGAAGGCCGAAAACCCCGACATCGCCGGCTGGCTCTACTGCAAGGGCACGCCGATTAACTACCCGGTGGTCCAGGGGACGGACAACAGCGAGTACCTCCACAAGCTTTTCGACGGGACGAAAAATTTCTCGGGGACGCTGTTCATCGACGTGAACAGCCCCAAGGACATGAGCGGCCCCAACACGATCATCTACGGCCACGCCATGAAAAACGGCTCCATGTTCGGGATGCTCGCCCACTACAAAAAGCAGGACTACTACAAAAAGCACCCGTACATGTGGTACCTCACCCCGAACGGCAATTATCGGCTCGATCTCGTCATCGGCTACGAGGCGCCGTCGGACAGCCTGATTTACTCGGCCTTTGATCTGTCGAAGGTGCAGGCCGTGCTTGCCGACGAGACGCCCCATTCGACCTTTAAGTCAGGCATCAGCCGGATGCAGGTGTCCCAGATCGTGACCCTGTCCACCTGCGCCTACGAGTACGAAGAAGCCCGTTACATCGTCATCGCCGTGCCCGTCCGGGTCGATCAGTAA
- a CDS encoding SEC-C metal-binding domain-containing protein → MSLYADWKKEIESHSKNPKDQQDFWDGFCEREKHIYEDILGRQDPHVEGTVAELSQRYDMPETEILGYLDGAIESIKGKLPELDDIESDTKIAMDYDFEKLYYNMVKVPAPWLYGLSEWNEILDKDTQKKIYKKCRNRNTIVKGKKIGRNDPCPCGSGKKYKNCCGRNA, encoded by the coding sequence ATGAGCCTATACGCAGACTGGAAAAAAGAAATTGAATCTCACTCAAAGAACCCGAAAGACCAGCAGGATTTCTGGGACGGCTTCTGCGAACGGGAAAAACATATTTACGAAGACATTCTGGGCAGACAGGACCCCCACGTCGAAGGGACGGTCGCGGAATTGTCCCAGCGCTACGACATGCCGGAAACGGAAATTCTCGGCTACCTCGACGGCGCCATCGAAAGCATCAAGGGCAAACTGCCGGAACTGGACGATATCGAATCCGACACGAAAATCGCCATGGACTACGACTTCGAAAAACTGTACTACAACATGGTGAAGGTGCCGGCGCCGTGGCTGTACGGCCTCAGCGAATGGAACGAAATTCTGGACAAAGACACCCAGAAGAAGATTTACAAGAAATGCCGCAACCGCAACACGATTGTCAAGGGCAAGAAAATCGGCCGCAACGACCCGTGCCCCTGCGGCAGCGGCAAGAAATACAAGAACTGCTGCGGGCGCAACGCCTGA
- a CDS encoding dihydroorotate dehydrogenase → MSGALLTNFAGVPFKNPVIAASGTFGFGRQFEKIYDLSKIGGLCTKGLTLEPRPGNTGERLWETPAGLLNSIGLENPGVDAFIENEWPHLADIDTVTIPNVGGSDLDSYVQAVSKFNDLPVKLIELNISCPNVKCGGMAFGMDPDQAYAVTKAVVDESAHPVMAKLTPNAPDLTGVARACEEAGAAGLSLINTIQGMAVDVDRRRIVFDNVYAGLSGPAVKPIALRMVHQVVHAVSIPVMALGGISDWRDALEFIMIGAQCVQVGTMNFVDTTVLPDIVDGLETYCTKHGIQNLDDVRGIL, encoded by the coding sequence ATGAGCGGTGCTTTGCTTACGAATTTTGCCGGGGTGCCTTTCAAGAACCCGGTGATCGCGGCTTCCGGGACTTTCGGTTTCGGCCGCCAGTTTGAAAAGATTTACGACCTGTCGAAAATCGGCGGGCTGTGCACCAAGGGCCTGACCCTGGAACCCCGGCCGGGCAACACCGGGGAACGGCTGTGGGAAACCCCGGCGGGGCTGTTAAACTCCATCGGCCTCGAAAATCCCGGGGTCGACGCCTTTATCGAAAATGAATGGCCCCATCTTGCGGACATCGACACGGTGACGATCCCGAACGTCGGGGGCTCGGACTTGGATTCTTATGTGCAGGCGGTGTCGAAATTCAACGATCTGCCGGTGAAGCTCATCGAGCTCAATATTTCGTGCCCCAACGTGAAATGCGGGGGCATGGCCTTCGGCATGGACCCGGATCAGGCCTACGCGGTGACCAAGGCCGTGGTGGATGAAAGCGCCCACCCGGTCATGGCCAAGCTCACGCCCAACGCTCCGGACCTCACCGGGGTGGCCAGGGCCTGCGAAGAAGCCGGCGCCGCGGGCTTGTCCCTCATCAACACGATTCAGGGCATGGCCGTGGACGTCGACCGCCGCCGCATCGTCTTCGACAACGTGTACGCAGGGCTGTCGGGCCCGGCGGTGAAGCCCATCGCCCTGCGCATGGTGCACCAGGTGGTCCACGCGGTTTCCATTCCCGTCATGGCTCTGGGGGGCATCTCCGACTGGCGCGACGCCCTGGAATTCATCATGATCGGCGCCCAGTGCGTCCAGGTGGGCACCATGAACTTCGTCGACACGACGGTGCTGCCGGACATCGTCGACGGGCTGGAAACCTACTGCACGAAGCACGGGATTCAGAATCTCGACGACGTGAGGGGGATCTTGTAG
- a CDS encoding butyryl-CoA:acetate CoA-transferase, whose amino-acid sequence MSYLKEYAEKLTTADEAVKVIKSGDYIDYGWVTCTVQKLDEALAKRMPELTDLNIYGGIIPSRPKIFDVENPAEHFTWNSWFYSGIDRHEVNNGFVFHSPVRYSEVPRYYHDMSHPLNVAMFQVAPMDKHGYFNFGPNASHMMEVVNKADVVIVEVNTSVPRCLGIEEAVHISDVDMIVEGDNPAMRETGGATTPTDVDLAVAKQIVAEIPDGATLQLGIGGMPNTVGMLIGESDLKDLGVHTEMYVDSFVDLTMKGKITGARKNRDRYKQTYAFGSGTKKLYDFLDDNPACMAAPVNYVNDPSIIGEFDNFISINNAVDMDLYGQINAESAGTRQISGSGGQLDFVLGAYKSNGGKSFICMSSSFTDKKGVKHSRIKPTLTPGSIVTDTRTNPMYIVTEYGMAYLKGATCWERAEQLINIADPDFRDELIKEAEKMHIWRRSNKR is encoded by the coding sequence ATGAGCTATTTAAAAGAATATGCAGAAAAGCTGACCACCGCCGACGAAGCGGTGAAAGTCATTAAAAGCGGGGACTACATCGACTACGGGTGGGTCACCTGCACGGTTCAAAAGCTCGACGAAGCGCTGGCGAAGCGCATGCCGGAGCTGACGGACCTCAACATCTATGGGGGGATCATTCCGTCCCGTCCGAAGATTTTCGACGTGGAAAATCCGGCGGAACATTTCACGTGGAATTCGTGGTTCTATTCGGGCATCGACCGCCACGAAGTGAACAACGGCTTCGTGTTCCACAGCCCGGTGCGCTACTCCGAAGTGCCCCGCTACTATCACGACATGTCTCACCCGCTGAATGTGGCCATGTTCCAGGTCGCGCCGATGGACAAACACGGCTACTTCAACTTCGGCCCCAACGCCTCCCACATGATGGAAGTGGTCAACAAGGCCGACGTGGTCATCGTCGAAGTGAACACTTCCGTGCCCCGCTGCCTCGGCATTGAAGAAGCGGTGCACATCTCCGACGTCGACATGATCGTCGAAGGGGACAACCCGGCGATGCGGGAAACCGGCGGCGCCACCACCCCGACCGACGTGGACCTCGCCGTGGCGAAGCAGATCGTCGCGGAAATCCCGGACGGCGCGACCCTGCAGCTCGGCATCGGCGGCATGCCCAATACCGTCGGCATGCTCATCGGCGAATCGGACTTAAAAGACCTCGGGGTCCACACCGAAATGTACGTCGACTCTTTTGTTGATCTTACGATGAAGGGCAAGATCACCGGCGCGAGAAAGAACCGCGACCGCTACAAACAGACCTACGCCTTCGGTTCCGGCACCAAGAAGCTCTACGACTTCTTGGACGACAACCCGGCCTGCATGGCAGCCCCGGTGAACTACGTCAACGACCCGAGCATCATCGGCGAATTTGACAACTTCATTTCGATTAACAATGCGGTTGACATGGACTTATACGGCCAGATCAACGCCGAATCCGCCGGCACCCGCCAGATCTCCGGCTCCGGCGGCCAGCTGGACTTCGTCCTCGGCGCCTACAAATCCAACGGCGGCAAGAGCTTCATCTGCATGTCCTCTTCTTTCACAGACAAGAAAGGGGTCAAGCACTCCCGGATCAAACCGACTTTGACCCCGGGCTCCATCGTCACCGACACCCGGACGAACCCGATGTACATCGTCACCGAATACGGCATGGCCTACCTCAAAGGCGCCACCTGCTGGGAACGGGCGGAACAGCTCATCAACATCGCCGACCCGGATTTCAGAGACGAACTCATCAAAGAAGCGGAAAAAATGCACATCTGGCGCCGCTCCAACAAGCGCTGA
- a CDS encoding sn-glycerol-1-phosphate dehydrogenase, with product MDEILNLDLNDMAQTEFDCSCGRHHNFSIHDVAIGSGTINKLPEIAAPFKEGQILMVYDNNTYKAAGKQAHQIMVDAGFNVKELLFDRGDDILIPDESVVGRILQELSGPTPEDTRLIVGVGSGSINDSCKYVSFHCHLPYIIVGTAPSMDGYVSDGAPLMSAGRKISYPAHLAYGVIGDTNIMKDAPQELIAAGFGDVVGKITALADWDLAVKVKGDYRCDTCVTLVQRALDKCFSKSNLLPQRDEEAIKYLIEALTLTGVAMALIRISRPASGAEHMLSHYWEMDYVDRGLNPIHHGTQVGVATPVIARFFEELKDILPEGTAELCPPHEEIEKLLRDGGAPVSPKDIGISRELFHASLLKGYTVRPRYSVMEFAKDNGRLEAIADKITAELYD from the coding sequence ATGGACGAAATACTCAACCTGGATTTGAATGACATGGCCCAAACGGAGTTTGACTGCTCCTGCGGCAGACACCACAACTTCTCGATTCACGATGTGGCCATCGGCTCCGGCACCATCAACAAGCTGCCGGAAATCGCCGCGCCTTTCAAAGAAGGCCAGATCCTCATGGTCTACGACAACAACACCTACAAGGCCGCCGGAAAACAAGCGCACCAGATCATGGTGGACGCCGGCTTCAACGTCAAGGAACTCCTCTTTGACCGCGGCGACGACATCCTGATCCCGGACGAATCCGTCGTCGGGAGAATCCTCCAGGAACTTTCGGGCCCGACCCCTGAAGACACCCGCCTCATCGTCGGCGTCGGCTCCGGCTCCATCAACGATTCCTGCAAATACGTTTCGTTCCACTGCCACCTGCCGTACATCATCGTCGGCACCGCTCCGTCGATGGACGGCTACGTTTCCGACGGCGCACCGCTGATGAGCGCCGGCCGGAAGATCTCCTACCCGGCACACCTCGCCTACGGCGTCATCGGGGACACCAACATCATGAAGGATGCGCCCCAGGAACTCATCGCCGCGGGCTTCGGCGACGTGGTCGGCAAGATCACGGCCCTGGCCGACTGGGATTTAGCCGTTAAGGTCAAAGGCGACTACCGCTGCGACACCTGCGTCACTTTGGTGCAGCGCGCCCTCGACAAATGCTTCTCCAAATCGAACCTCCTGCCCCAGCGGGACGAAGAAGCCATTAAATACCTGATCGAAGCTTTGACGTTAACGGGCGTCGCCATGGCCCTGATCCGCATTTCCCGCCCGGCGTCCGGCGCTGAACACATGCTGTCCCACTATTGGGAAATGGACTACGTGGACCGCGGCCTGAACCCGATTCACCACGGCACCCAGGTCGGCGTCGCCACACCGGTCATCGCCCGCTTCTTCGAAGAACTCAAGGACATCCTGCCGGAAGGCACTGCTGAACTCTGCCCGCCTCACGAAGAAATCGAAAAACTCCTGAGAGACGGCGGCGCACCGGTCTCCCCGAAGGACATCGGCATCTCCAGAGAACTGTTCCACGCGAGCCTTTTGAAGGGCTACACCGTCCGTCCGCGCTACTCCGTCATGGAATTCGCGAAAGACAACGGCCGCCTCGAAGCAATCGCCGACAAGATCACCGCAGAACTCTACGACTAA
- the serS gene encoding serine--tRNA ligase gives MLDVKRIRENPEGVVKALNSRHSGTFSVDHILKLDDKRREIIGRVEQLKAKKNAVSKEIPQRKLAGEDLQPLFAQMKEVSEQIKKDDADLSEVEDQLKKELLVLPNIPNPDIVEGLDDSDNKEVRKWGEPRKFDFEPKAHWDLGVDLGILDFDRAHKLTGARFSMFCGKGAQLERALINFMIHVHTVEQDYTEMSTPFMVNRASMTGTGQLPKFEEDAFHLEKEDFFLVPTAEVPLTNTYRGEILENDALPIHFTAYTPCFREEAGSAGRDTRGLIRNHQFDKVEMVKFCRPQDSYAELESLTNDAEEILKQLKIPYRVVELCTGDIGFSAAKTYDIEVWMPSYGRYVEISSCSNCEDFQARRANIRYRDPVTKHTQYVHTLNGSGLAVGRTFAAVLENYQNADGSVTIPEKLVHYMGGLTKID, from the coding sequence TTGTTAGATGTAAAACGCATTCGTGAAAACCCCGAAGGGGTGGTCAAAGCGCTGAACAGCCGCCACAGCGGCACGTTCTCCGTGGATCATATTCTTAAACTGGACGACAAGCGCCGGGAAATCATCGGCCGGGTCGAACAGCTCAAGGCGAAGAAGAACGCCGTGTCCAAAGAAATTCCCCAGCGCAAGCTCGCCGGCGAAGACCTCCAGCCTTTGTTTGCCCAAATGAAGGAAGTTTCGGAACAAATCAAAAAAGACGACGCCGATCTGTCCGAAGTGGAAGATCAGCTGAAAAAAGAACTGCTGGTGCTGCCGAACATTCCGAACCCGGACATCGTCGAAGGCCTCGACGACAGCGACAACAAGGAAGTCCGCAAATGGGGCGAACCCCGGAAGTTCGACTTCGAACCCAAGGCGCACTGGGATCTGGGAGTTGACCTCGGCATTCTGGACTTCGACCGCGCCCACAAGCTCACCGGCGCCCGGTTCTCCATGTTCTGCGGCAAAGGCGCCCAGCTGGAACGGGCTTTGATCAACTTCATGATCCACGTCCACACCGTGGAACAGGACTACACCGAAATGTCCACCCCGTTCATGGTCAACCGCGCGTCCATGACCGGCACCGGCCAGCTGCCGAAGTTTGAAGAAGACGCCTTCCACCTCGAAAAAGAAGACTTCTTTCTCGTGCCGACCGCCGAAGTGCCCCTGACCAACACCTACCGCGGGGAAATCCTCGAAAATGACGCCCTGCCGATCCACTTCACGGCCTACACACCGTGCTTCAGAGAAGAAGCGGGTTCTGCCGGACGCGACACCCGGGGCCTCATCCGCAACCACCAGTTCGACAAAGTCGAAATGGTCAAGTTCTGCCGTCCTCAGGATTCTTATGCAGAACTCGAAAGCCTCACCAACGACGCCGAAGAAATTTTAAAACAGCTGAAGATTCCGTACCGCGTCGTGGAACTGTGCACCGGGGACATCGGCTTCTCTGCCGCCAAGACCTATGACATCGAAGTGTGGATGCCGAGCTACGGCCGCTACGTGGAAATCTCGTCCTGTTCCAACTGCGAAGACTTCCAGGCGAGACGGGCGAACATCCGCTACCGCGACCCGGTGACCAAGCACACCCAGTACGTCCACACCTTGAACGGCTCGGGCCTGGCTGTCGGCCGTACCTTTGCGGCGGTGCTCGAAAACTACCAGAATGCAGACGGCAGCGTCACCATTCCGGAAAAACTCGTGCACTACATGGGCGGCCTCACAAAAATTGACTGA
- a CDS encoding ribulokinase, with amino-acid sequence MAKYVIGVDFGTLSARAILINAETGEAKLRLSEQPYTHGVMDEALPSGKKLPVDYALQHPQDYVESLAAVIPGVLENNGVSPDDVIGVGIDFTSCTVLPIAKDGTPLCMTDAYKDDPLAYVQLWKHHGAQDYANRLTEVAQGRGEAFLDRYGGKASSETLFPRLWKIAEEDPDLYRDMDEYIEAGDWIVGQITGHYVRNSCAAGYKALYHAGEGYPSEDFFEALSPKLKNVVAEKLKYPVVPIGSKAGEIDDKGAEITGLNKGTAVGVAIIDAHSGVPGALSEPKENQMVLIMGTSGCQMLISKKEAVVPGCFGVVKDGMLPGFYGYECGQSGFGDHLAWFVDNCVPASYTEAAHKAGQNIHQYLTEKAAALKPGESGLLALDWWNGNRSVLVDNDLTGLMVGMRLTTKPEEMYRALIEAIAYGTRMILKTFDESGIPTEHIFATGGMSRKNPLLMQIFADVTKRPISVASSENGGALGAAVLGSLAAGSERGGYDNIFDATKVLVQPPEKTYTPNPEASAVYDKLFEAYTELHDYFGRGESDLMKRLKKIQLDVLDED; translated from the coding sequence ATGGCAAAATATGTAATCGGCGTGGACTTCGGAACCCTCTCCGCCCGCGCCATTTTAATCAATGCGGAAACCGGCGAAGCGAAGCTCCGCCTCAGTGAACAGCCCTACACCCACGGCGTCATGGACGAAGCACTCCCGAGCGGCAAGAAGCTGCCCGTGGACTACGCCCTCCAGCATCCTCAGGACTACGTGGAATCCCTGGCGGCGGTCATCCCGGGGGTTCTCGAAAACAACGGGGTCTCCCCGGACGACGTCATCGGGGTCGGCATCGACTTCACGAGCTGCACTGTCCTGCCCATCGCGAAGGACGGCACGCCCCTGTGCATGACCGACGCCTACAAGGACGATCCTCTGGCCTACGTTCAGCTGTGGAAGCACCACGGCGCCCAGGACTACGCCAACCGCTTGACAGAAGTGGCCCAGGGCCGGGGCGAAGCCTTCCTCGACCGCTACGGCGGAAAGGCCTCCTCTGAAACCCTGTTCCCGAGACTTTGGAAGATCGCCGAAGAAGACCCAGATCTGTACCGGGATATGGACGAATACATCGAAGCCGGCGACTGGATCGTCGGTCAGATCACCGGCCACTACGTAAGAAACTCCTGCGCCGCGGGCTACAAAGCCCTGTATCACGCCGGCGAAGGCTACCCGAGTGAAGACTTCTTCGAAGCCCTGTCTCCGAAACTCAAGAACGTGGTCGCGGAAAAACTCAAATACCCCGTCGTGCCCATCGGCTCCAAGGCCGGAGAAATCGACGACAAGGGCGCGGAAATCACGGGCTTAAACAAAGGCACCGCGGTCGGGGTCGCCATCATCGACGCCCACTCCGGCGTGCCAGGCGCCCTGTCTGAACCGAAGGAAAACCAGATGGTCCTCATCATGGGCACCTCCGGCTGCCAGATGCTGATCTCGAAAAAAGAAGCCGTCGTGCCGGGGTGCTTCGGCGTCGTCAAAGACGGGATGCTCCCGGGCTTCTACGGCTACGAATGCGGCCAGTCGGGCTTCGGCGACCATCTCGCCTGGTTCGTGGACAACTGCGTGCCTGCGTCCTACACCGAAGCGGCTCACAAAGCCGGCCAGAACATTCACCAGTACCTCACTGAAAAGGCCGCGGCCTTAAAGCCGGGTGAATCGGGGCTCCTCGCCCTCGACTGGTGGAACGGCAACCGCTCGGTCCTCGTGGACAACGACCTCACCGGCCTCATGGTGGGCATGCGCCTGACCACGAAGCCCGAAGAAATGTACCGGGCCCTCATCGAAGCCATCGCCTACGGCACCCGGATGATCCTCAAGACCTTCGACGAATCGGGCATTCCAACCGAACACATTTTCGCCACCGGCGGCATGAGCCGCAAGAACCCGCTGCTCATGCAGATCTTCGCCGACGTCACCAAACGGCCGATCTCCGTGGCCAGCTCTGAAAACGGCGGCGCCCTCGGCGCGGCGGTCCTCGGCTCCCTGGCCGCAGGCAGCGAACGGGGCGGCTACGACAACATCTTCGACGCGACGAAAGTCCTCGTGCAGCCGCCTGAAAAGACCTACACCCCGAACCCCGAAGCCAGCGCCGTGTACGACAAGCTCTTTGAAGCCTACACGGAACTTCACGACTACTTCGGCCGGGGCGAAAGCGACCTCATGAAGCGCCTGAAGAAGATTCAGCTCGACGTTTTAGACGAAGACTAA
- a CDS encoding LCP family protein yields MQPKKIIAAALWGLMTAALIDLVYQLARFGLFSGTVTAVIGVLCAGVSALIAWRVFKRDASTDFSYRRRRYTGPMIAAVIVGLIAFGAGHLLSVTNHAMDDVLSGQRKTAAKTYTVAMMGEGGTSLDAVAAINTETKKIAVVTVPSDVLIDGTPLSQYTIGPDAARAMGSLLGVSVNRRMILKASGLKSAVDTMDGVKVTSPEAFSVGPYNFIAGTNELNGTEALAFASHSTACAELVTSAVMDKMTSGWAATHYTDAMTAVSQMMTTDFSRSELKSLMGKGLSSYTREAYAVTGTASAAGTAPDATSVSAAKTRLENVLKGQ; encoded by the coding sequence ATGCAGCCTAAAAAAATCATCGCGGCCGCCCTGTGGGGCCTCATGACCGCCGCCCTGATCGATCTCGTTTACCAGCTGGCCCGGTTCGGGCTGTTCTCCGGCACTGTCACCGCCGTCATCGGCGTCCTCTGCGCCGGGGTGTCAGCCCTGATCGCGTGGCGGGTGTTTAAGCGGGACGCGTCCACGGACTTCAGCTACCGCCGCCGGCGCTACACCGGCCCCATGATCGCCGCGGTCATCGTCGGCCTCATCGCCTTCGGCGCCGGCCATCTCCTGTCGGTGACCAATCACGCGATGGACGACGTCCTGAGCGGGCAGCGCAAAACCGCCGCCAAGACCTACACCGTCGCCATGATGGGCGAGGGGGGCACGTCCCTCGACGCCGTGGCCGCCATCAACACCGAGACGAAAAAAATCGCGGTGGTGACCGTCCCTTCGGATGTTTTAATCGACGGCACACCCCTGTCCCAGTACACCATCGGCCCCGACGCCGCCCGCGCCATGGGCAGCCTGCTGGGCGTTTCGGTGAACCGCCGGATGATTTTAAAAGCCTCGGGCCTCAAATCCGCCGTCGACACCATGGACGGCGTCAAAGTGACCTCCCCCGAAGCTTTTTCCGTAGGGCCCTATAATTTCATCGCCGGGACGAATGAATTAAATGGCACCGAAGCCCTGGCCTTCGCGAGCCACAGCACTGCCTGCGCCGAGCTCGTGACCTCCGCCGTCATGGACAAGATGACTTCCGGCTGGGCAGCCACCCATTACACCGATGCCATGACCGCCGTGAGCCAGATGATGACCACGGATTTCTCAAGATCGGAACTCAAGTCCCTGATGGGAAAGGGCCTCTCGTCCTACACCAGAGAAGCCTACGCCGTCACCGGCACCGCCTCCGCCGCGGGCACCGCCCCGGACGCGACGTCCGTCTCTGCGGCGAAGACCCGCCTTGAAAACGTCTTAAAGGGACAATGA
- a CDS encoding HAD-IIA family hydrolase gives MQTKENALKPIKLFVLDMDGTVYLGNNLIEGSLDFIHKVDADPDRDYIFFTNNASRVPKVYVDKLAKMGLDVDESKIVTAGDVCAEFLNENYPNAKIYLNGTPLLEENWKARGLNLVDDDPDVAVQSFDTTMTYEKMDKICYYVRHGVPFIATHMDINCPTEDDFMPDCGAMCALITSSTGVKPRYLGKPWKETVDMITEITGCPAEQMGFVGDRLYTDVATGVNNGANGFLVLTGEADMQTVAESDVEPTCIYDSLYEMSKYL, from the coding sequence ATGCAAACCAAAGAAAACGCACTGAAACCCATCAAACTCTTCGTCCTCGACATGGACGGCACGGTTTATCTCGGCAACAACCTCATCGAAGGCTCCCTGGACTTCATCCACAAAGTGGACGCCGACCCGGACCGGGACTACATCTTCTTCACGAACAACGCCTCCCGGGTGCCGAAGGTCTACGTGGACAAGCTCGCCAAAATGGGCCTTGACGTCGACGAATCGAAAATCGTCACCGCCGGGGACGTGTGCGCGGAATTCTTAAACGAAAACTACCCGAACGCGAAGATCTACTTGAACGGGACGCCCCTGCTCGAAGAAAACTGGAAGGCCCGGGGCCTCAACCTCGTGGACGATGACCCGGATGTCGCGGTCCAGAGCTTCGACACGACGATGACCTACGAAAAGATGGACAAGATCTGCTACTACGTGCGCCACGGCGTGCCTTTCATCGCCACCCACATGGACATCAACTGCCCGACAGAAGATGACTTCATGCCCGACTGCGGCGCCATGTGCGCCTTGATCACCTCCTCCACCGGCGTCAAGCCCCGCTACCTCGGCAAGCCGTGGAAGGAAACCGTCGACATGATCACGGAAATCACCGGCTGCCCGGCTGAACAGATGGGCTTCGTCGGCGACCGCCTCTACACCGACGTCGCCACCGGGGTCAACAACGGCGCCAACGGCTTCCTCGTCTTAACCGGCGAAGCGGACATGCAGACCGTCGCCGAATCCGACGTGGAACCGACGTGCATCTACGATTCTCTCTATGAAATGAGCAAGTATCTGTAA
- a CDS encoding diaminopimelate dehydrogenase, with product MIRIGIMGYGNLGRGVEAAVTKSPDMELVGVFTRRDPETVKIHTEGVKVYKLDDCKTMTDDIDVMILCNGSAMDLPWMSPEYAHYFNTVESFDTHSDIPDHVDNVNAADIANDKTSIVSCGWDPGLFSVNRVMADAIVPNGKAYTFWGKGVSQGHSDAVRQIPGVKDARQYTIPIEDALEEIRNGKTPDLTPRQMHKREVFVVPDDDVTEEDKQDIIDDIVTMPSYFDEYDTTVHFITEEEMKRDHSGLPHGGFVLRSGKVGYDSDQSAVIEYRLKLDSNPAFTGSVLVACARACYRLNKDGQYGCKTMLDVPPAYYSPMSRDDLLEHLM from the coding sequence ATGATTAGAATCGGCATTATGGGTTACGGCAATCTGGGCCGGGGCGTGGAAGCCGCTGTCACGAAGAGCCCGGACATGGAACTCGTCGGCGTGTTTACAAGACGTGATCCTGAAACCGTGAAGATTCACACCGAAGGCGTCAAAGTGTACAAGCTCGACGACTGCAAGACCATGACAGACGACATCGACGTCATGATTCTCTGCAACGGCTCCGCCATGGACCTGCCGTGGATGTCGCCGGAATACGCCCACTACTTCAACACCGTGGAATCCTTCGACACCCATTCGGACATTCCTGACCACGTGGACAATGTCAACGCGGCGGACATCGCCAACGACAAGACGTCCATCGTCTCCTGCGGCTGGGACCCGGGCCTGTTCTCGGTGAACCGGGTGATGGCCGACGCGATCGTGCCGAACGGCAAAGCCTACACCTTCTGGGGCAAAGGGGTCAGCCAGGGCCACTCTGACGCGGTGCGCCAGATCCCCGGGGTCAAGGACGCGCGCCAATATACGATTCCGATCGAAGACGCATTGGAAGAAATCCGAAACGGGAAGACCCCGGATCTCACGCCGAGACAGATGCACAAGCGGGAAGTCTTCGTCGTGCCCGACGACGACGTCACCGAAGAAGACAAGCAGGACATCATCGACGATATCGTGACCATGCCGAGCTACTTCGACGAATACGACACCACCGTCCACTTCATCACCGAAGAAGAAATGAAGCGGGACCACAGCGGCCTGCCCCACGGGGGCTTTGTCTTGAGAAGCGGCAAGGTCGGGTATGATTCCGACCAGAGCGCGGTCATCGAATACCGGCTGAAGCTCGACTCCAACCCGGCCTTCACGGGCAGCGTCCTCGTGGCCTGCGCCAGAGCCTGCTACAGACTCAACAAAGACGGCCAGTACGGCTGCAAGACCATGCTCGACGTCCCGCCGGCTTATTACAGCCCCATGAGCCGGGACGACCTGCTTGAACACTTAATGTAA